ACCCCCGTCGCGAGCACGATGTGGCCGTGGGCGACGAACGACTCCCCCGTCAGCTCGTCGGTGAGCTCGACGGACTCAGAGTCGAGCGGACGCGCCGCACACCGCGTCACGACGTCGGCGCCGTGCGCCGCGGCGGTGCGCGCGAGGGTCGTCACGAAGCGCGCGTCGTCCTCGAGCTGGCCGTCGGTGTAGCGCAGCGCCGCGCGGCCGCGCACTGCGCCAGGGACGAGCGACTCGACGTCACGCACCCGAATGCGGCGCGGCGCGGCGAGGACATTCGACGGCGTGCGGCTGACGCGGCGCAGCCCGTCCGAGAGGGTGATGCCGAGGTTCGAGACGGCCGCCTCACCGATGCCGGTGTCGAGCACCACCGTGTGCAGCGGCCGCACGAGATGCGGCGCGATGCTCGTCATCAGATGATGACGCTCGCGCGCCGACTCGTAGGCGACGGCGAGGTCACCCTTTGCGAGATAGCGCAGGCCGCCATGGATGAGCTTGCTGCTCCACCGACTCGTCCCTGCCGCCAGATCGACGCGCTCGACGAGTGCCGTGCGCAGCCCGCGCGACGCCGCGTCGAGCGCCACGCCGACACCCGTCACCCCGGCGCCGACGACGATGACGTCGTAGCGCTCGTGGGCGAGGCGGTGCAGTGCCGCAGCGCGTTGGGTGGGGTTGAGGCTGCCCACGCTGGGGTCACTGGCGGGGTGGCCGGGGGTGGTCGACATCAGGAGCGGCCTTCCGTGGGGTGGTCCGGTGGTCAGAGGCTGCCGGGCTGGGCGCGAGGTACCCGTCGAGCAGATGGGCCGCCTCGGCGAGCCACACCTGACGAGGGGCGATCTGCTCGAGCGGTCGACGGCTGACGAGGTAGGGCATGAGCGCCTGCATCGCGCCCATCGCGAGGACGTCGGCCGGCGCGTCGCGCACCGAGCCATCGAGCTGCGCGAGGGCGATCGCGGCGCTCAACGCGTCGAGAATGCTGCGCTGGCTGCGCCCGACACGTTCGACGAGATAGGGCAGGAGCAGTTCGGGGTCGTGCTCGATCAGCGCCTGCGTGAACTCCGTCGAGAGCGCCTCGAGCGTGGTGATCGCGGCGCGGACGATGACGTCGCGGGTGACGGCGCCCGCCTCGCCGTCGGCTGGTTCGCTTGCGGTTTCGTTCGAGGGAACCTGGGGCAGCGCGTCGCTTGCGGCGGCGGCGAAGTCGGCGACGAGGGCCTCGCGCACGAGGTCGTCGAGCGTCGCGCCACGTCGGTAGAGGGTGGCCCGACTCATGCCTGCGCGGCGGGCCACCGACGTCATCGTCGCGCGGCGAAAACCGTAGGCGATGACCTCCGCCCGCACTGCGGCCAGCATTGCATCGTCTTGCGTCATGCGTCCTCCTCGCTGTGTGGTCGCCGCCACGACGGGCCCGTCGGAGCAATGAAACATTGAGACAAATCGTGACTCAGTGTCTCACGCACGGCATGATGGGGTCATGAAGGATGACGCGAACCTCGTCGAGACCGCCCCGCGCTCGGTGTGGCACGGCTGGGGAGACCCGCAGCTCAAGAAAGAACTCTCCCCGCTCGTCTGGCGCGGGTTGAAGCTCGCCAAGGGCATCGAACCGGCTGAGCAGGACACTCCGCCCGTCGCGCTCGACGACGTCGAGCTGCCCGCCTCCACCCTCGACGACGACGGCCTCGCCGCCCTGCGCACACTCGTCGGCGACGCGCACGTCAGCGTCGAACGACGCGAGCGCATCGAGCACGCCGGGGGCAAGAGCTACCCCGACCTGTATCGGCTGCGCACCGGCGACGGCAGTCACGCGCCGGACGCCGTCGCGTTTCCCGCCGACGGCAGCGAGGTCGTCGAGGTGCTGCGCCTCGCCGCGCAGCGTGAGATCGCCGTCGTCCCGTTCGGCGGTGGCACGAGCGTCGTCGGCGGTGTCGACCCCGTGCGCGGTCGGTTCGCGAGCGTCATCAGTCTCGACCTACGGCGCCTCGACGCCGTCGTCAGCATCGACGAGACGTCGCGCACCGCAACGCTCCAGCCCGGGCTGCGCGGCGCCCAGCTCGAAGCCGTGCTGCGTCCGCGCGGACTCACGCTCGGACACTTCCCGCAGAGCTACGAACAGGCAACGCTCGGCGGATATCTCGTGACGCGCAGCTCCGGGCAGGCGTCCTCCGGGTACGGACGGTTCGAGCAGAACGTCGTCGCCGTCACCCTCGCCACGCCCGAGGGCGAGCTGACGCTCGGCGGGCGGACTCCCAGCTCGGCGACGGCCGCCGGGCCGAAGCTCATCGACGTGCTCATCGGCAGCGAGGGCACGCTCGGCGTCATCACCGAGATGACGCTGCAGCTGCACGAGGGACCGACCGAGTTCGCTTACGAGACCTGGGCGTTCGACTCGTTCACCGACGGGTTCGACGCGTTCCGGGCGCTCGCGCAGGATCTCGGCCACGGCGTCATGCCGGACGTCAGCCGCCTCTCCGACGGTGAGGAATCACGCACGATCCTGGCCCAGTCGGCGCGAGGGCTCGCGGCGATGGCGACCTTCGCCGCGCGCGGCGCCCGCGAGCCGTCGCTCGGGGTGCTGCGTTGGGAGGACACCGACCGCACCACCCTGCGTCGGCGCCGGCGACAGGCGCACCGCGTGCTGCGCGCGGCGGGTGCGCGACGTGCGCCCGCGTCGATCGCCGAGCACTGGATCAGCCACCGCTTCCGCGGGCCCTACCAGCGCGACCACCTCATGGATCGCGGCATCTTCGTCGAGACGCTCGAGACGGCGACGACGTGGGCGAACCTGCCGACGCTCTACAGCGCGGTGCGCGATGCGATCAGCGCCGAGGTCGGCCCGCACGCCGTCGTCCAGTGCCACGTCTCGCACCTCTACGACGGCGGCGCCTCGCTCTACTACACGTTCTTCTGCCGCGAGGAGAGCGACCCGCTCGCCCAGTGGCGCCGCGTCAAGACGGCCGCGAGCGACGTCATCGCGGCACACGGTGGCACGATCACGCACCACCACGCCGTCGGCACCGACCACCGCGCCTGGGCCGCTGACGAGATGGGCGGGCTCGGCGCGCGCATCCTGCGCGCGGTGAAGAACGAGCTCGACCCGGCCGGAATCCTCAACCCCGGCAAGCTCGTTCCGCCGGTCGACGACGCCCCCGACGCGTGCGAGGCCGGGGCGTCATGACGCGGCCCGTCACCCTGGTCGTCAACCCGGCTGCGCGCAAGGGTGCGACGCTGCGCATGATCGATCCGGTGACGGACATCCTGCGCGCGCACGGTTGGCGCGTCGACGTCGTGGTCACGCGGTCGGCGGACCACGCGTCGCAGGTCGCCGCCGACGCGAACGTCGACGACCTGCTCGTCACGCTCGGCGGCGACGGGCTCTACGGGCGGGTGGCCGCGGGCGCCGTCGTCAGCGGCTGCCTCATGGCGCCGTTGCCCGCGGGGCGTGGGCACGACCTCGTCCGCGCACTCGGGGGCCCGGGCGACATGCGACGCGCCGCGCAGCTGCTCGCCGTCGCGCGCGAACGCCGCCTCGACGTCGGACTGGCCGGCGACGGCGACCCGTCGACCGCCACGGTCTTCCTCGGTGTGGCGACGCTCGGCTACGACTCGATGGCGAACACGTACGCCAACGACGCTCCGCGCGCGGTGCCGAGTTCGCTCGTCTACGCCTACGGCGGCGCTCGAACGCTCGTGCCCGCGCGGCCGCGACCGTTGACGCTCGTCGTCGACGGGGTGACGCACGAGTTCACCGGGTGGAACGTCGCGATCGGCAACTCGGGGCGATTCGGCGCCGGGATGCGCGTCAACCCCGACGCGTCGATGAGCGACGGGTTGCTCGACGTCACCGTCGTCACCGACATCCCACGCTGGCACTACCCGGCGATGCTGCCGCGCCTGTTTCGCGGCACCCATGTCGACGGGGTACGTGTTCGAGCGCTGCGCGGACGCGAGATCCGCGTCATCACGCCCCACGTCGGGGATGTCTATGCCGACGGCGACCTGCTCGAGGCGTCGCCGACGACGTTCCGTGCGCTGCCCGACGCCCTGCGCGTCCTCGTGCCGGCGCCCTGAGACGCCTGAGCGTCGAGCCGTCAGCGCCCGACGTAGGCCTCGACGCGCGCCGCGGCGAGCTTGCCGCTGACGAGCACCATCGGCACGCCGACACCCGGCACGGTGCCGGAACCGGCGAAGAATACGCCGGGGCGGCGGCGTTCGACGTTCGGCGGGCGGAACGGGCCGGTCTGCAGGAACGTGTGGCTGAGCGCGAACGGCGTTCCCGCGGCCATACCCTGCGCCTGCCAGTCGGTGGGATCGACGAACTCGTCGGTGACGATCGTCGTCGGGTAGCCGGCGTCATCGAGGAAAGCGAGCAGTTCCTCCTTCATGCGCGGCCGCTCGGCCGCCCAGTCGACACGCCCGACGTCGAGGTTGGGTGCGGGCTCGAGGACGTACAACGTCGAACAACCCTCCGGCGCGGCGGTGGCGTCGTCACGAGACGGAATGGTGACGAGCCGCGACGGGTCCTGCATCCGCGTGCCGCGCACGAGCAGATCGTCGAACGACTCCTCCCACGCCGTGCCGAAGTGGATGTTGTGGTGCGCGGCGTCGCTCGGCACACCCTCGACCCCGAGGTGCCAGACGACCGCGGACGGCGAGTACGTCGCACGCTTCAGGACGGCCGGCGGTTCGAGGTCGTCGAGCAGCGTGCGGTAGGCGATGGGCAGGTCGGTCGTGCAGACGATCGCGTCACACGGCAGCCGCTCGTCACCACTCGGGCCGGACATCTCGACCCCGGCGACGGCGCCGTCAGCGCGGGTGAGGATGCGCGTCACCGTCGTGTCGTAGCGCTGTTCGACGCCTGCGCGCCCGAGCGCACGCGCCATCGCCTCGGGCACCTCGCGCATGCCGCCGGCCGGGAACCAGACACCCTCGATCGAGTCCATGTACGTGATGACGGCGTACAGCGCGAGCGCCTTCTCCGGCGCGAGACCTGCATACATCGCCTGGAACGAGAAGATGCGGTGCAGGCGTTCGTCGTCGAAGCGCTCGCGGATGACGGGCCCGAGGTGACGGAACCCGCCGAGCCTCACGAGCCGCGCGGCTGCAGCCGGGTTGCGTAGCAGGTCGAGGGGTGAGTCGAAGTTCGCGTCGATGAAGTGCGGCATCTCGACCTCGTAGAGCCGCCGCAGCCACGCGACGAAGTCGTCGAACGCCGCTGCGTCCTTCGCGCCGCACTCGCGCGCGATCTCCTCGCGCATCGCCTCGTGGCCGTGGCGGACGAAGATCGTCGAACCGTCCGCGTAGCAGGCGCGGTAGGCGGGGTCGAGCAGCGTCAGGTCGAGCACATCGTGTACGCCCACGCCGATCTGCGCGAGGGCTTCGTCGACGAGGTCGATCATCGTCAGGACGGTCGGGCCGGTGTCGAACGTGAACCCGTCCCGCTCGAGGCGGATGCCACGCCCACCCGCCTGCGCCTGCTTCTCGACGATGACGACGTCGTGCCCGGCGCCGCGCAGATGACAGGCTGCGGCCAGGCCGGCGAGGCCGGCTCCGATGACGACGACGCGACTCATGCGAGATCCTTCTCATCGAGGGGTTCGTGTTCTTCGTGCTGCGTGTGCTCGTGCGCGGTCTCATCGTGCGGGAGCGCGAGCGGCGAGAGGCCGTTCTCCCCCAGCTGCTCGGCGAGCAGCACGATCTGCTCGGCTGCCCACGGGCTGAGCAGCGCCGGAGTGCGACGCGCGAGGTGGACCGCGTCGGGCCAGGCGACCCAGGCCCACTCGCATACCTCGTCGGGGTGCGGTTCGAGCTGCGCCGGGTCGATGCGCCCCACCAGCACCGGGCAGATCTCGTGCTCGACGATGCCGGACGCGTCGACCGCACGGTAACGGTAGCTCGGCAGGACGACGCGCAACTGCGTCACATCCAGCCCGAGCTCTTCACGCACGCGCCGGCTCACCGCGTCCTGCGTGGGTTCGTCGGGGCGCGGATGCCCGCAACAGGTGTTCGTCCACACACCCGGCCACGCGACCTTCGTCAGCGCGCGACGGGTGAGCAGCAGGCGACCCGCGTCGTCGAGCAGGTAGCTCGAGAAGGCGCGATGCAGCGGCGTGTCACGGGTGTGCACCTCGGCGCGCGGGCACGTGCCGATCGCGGCGCCGTCATCGTCGAGCAGGACGACGACGTCGTCGGTCGCGGCCGGCACACCCCTAGTAGGAGCGGCGGGCGCGGCACCGAACGTCGCTTCCGCTGGCTTGCCGGGCGCGTCGATCATCGGCGTCTCGCGCATCGGGGGTGCTTCTTTCGAGTCGTCGGCGTGAGGTGCTGGATGATCCTGACGACGTTCACGCATCGCGCACCGCCAGTTCGTCGGCGAAACGCGTGAGTTC
This region of Dermacoccus nishinomiyaensis genomic DNA includes:
- a CDS encoding diacylglycerol/lipid kinase family protein; translation: MTRPVTLVVNPAARKGATLRMIDPVTDILRAHGWRVDVVVTRSADHASQVAADANVDDLLVTLGGDGLYGRVAAGAVVSGCLMAPLPAGRGHDLVRALGGPGDMRRAAQLLAVARERRLDVGLAGDGDPSTATVFLGVATLGYDSMANTYANDAPRAVPSSLVYAYGGARTLVPARPRPLTLVVDGVTHEFTGWNVAIGNSGRFGAGMRVNPDASMSDGLLDVTVVTDIPRWHYPAMLPRLFRGTHVDGVRVRALRGREIRVITPHVGDVYADGDLLEASPTTFRALPDALRVLVPAP
- the idi gene encoding isopentenyl-diphosphate Delta-isomerase, whose amino-acid sequence is MRETPMIDAPGKPAEATFGAAPAAPTRGVPAATDDVVVLLDDDGAAIGTCPRAEVHTRDTPLHRAFSSYLLDDAGRLLLTRRALTKVAWPGVWTNTCCGHPRPDEPTQDAVSRRVREELGLDVTQLRVVLPSYRYRAVDASGIVEHEICPVLVGRIDPAQLEPHPDEVCEWAWVAWPDAVHLARRTPALLSPWAAEQIVLLAEQLGENGLSPLALPHDETAHEHTQHEEHEPLDEKDLA
- a CDS encoding TetR/AcrR family transcriptional regulator → MTQDDAMLAAVRAEVIAYGFRRATMTSVARRAGMSRATLYRRGATLDDLVREALVADFAAAASDALPQVPSNETASEPADGEAGAVTRDVIVRAAITTLEALSTEFTQALIEHDPELLLPYLVERVGRSQRSILDALSAAIALAQLDGSVRDAPADVLAMGAMQALMPYLVSRRPLEQIAPRQVWLAEAAHLLDGYLAPSPAASDHRTTPRKAAPDVDHPRPPRQ
- a CDS encoding FAD-binding oxidoreductase codes for the protein MKDDANLVETAPRSVWHGWGDPQLKKELSPLVWRGLKLAKGIEPAEQDTPPVALDDVELPASTLDDDGLAALRTLVGDAHVSVERRERIEHAGGKSYPDLYRLRTGDGSHAPDAVAFPADGSEVVEVLRLAAQREIAVVPFGGGTSVVGGVDPVRGRFASVISLDLRRLDAVVSIDETSRTATLQPGLRGAQLEAVLRPRGLTLGHFPQSYEQATLGGYLVTRSSGQASSGYGRFEQNVVAVTLATPEGELTLGGRTPSSATAAGPKLIDVLIGSEGTLGVITEMTLQLHEGPTEFAYETWAFDSFTDGFDAFRALAQDLGHGVMPDVSRLSDGEESRTILAQSARGLAAMATFAARGAREPSLGVLRWEDTDRTTLRRRRRQAHRVLRAAGARRAPASIAEHWISHRFRGPYQRDHLMDRGIFVETLETATTWANLPTLYSAVRDAISAEVGPHAVVQCHVSHLYDGGASLYYTFFCREESDPLAQWRRVKTAASDVIAAHGGTITHHHAVGTDHRAWAADEMGGLGARILRAVKNELDPAGILNPGKLVPPVDDAPDACEAGAS
- the crtI gene encoding phytoene desaturase family protein, coding for MSRVVVIGAGLAGLAAACHLRGAGHDVVIVEKQAQAGGRGIRLERDGFTFDTGPTVLTMIDLVDEALAQIGVGVHDVLDLTLLDPAYRACYADGSTIFVRHGHEAMREEIARECGAKDAAAFDDFVAWLRRLYEVEMPHFIDANFDSPLDLLRNPAAAARLVRLGGFRHLGPVIRERFDDERLHRIFSFQAMYAGLAPEKALALYAVITYMDSIEGVWFPAGGMREVPEAMARALGRAGVEQRYDTTVTRILTRADGAVAGVEMSGPSGDERLPCDAIVCTTDLPIAYRTLLDDLEPPAVLKRATYSPSAVVWHLGVEGVPSDAAHHNIHFGTAWEESFDDLLVRGTRMQDPSRLVTIPSRDDATAAPEGCSTLYVLEPAPNLDVGRVDWAAERPRMKEELLAFLDDAGYPTTIVTDEFVDPTDWQAQGMAAGTPFALSHTFLQTGPFRPPNVERRRPGVFFAGSGTVPGVGVPMVLVSGKLAAARVEAYVGR